A DNA window from Daucus carota subsp. sativus chromosome 3, DH1 v3.0, whole genome shotgun sequence contains the following coding sequences:
- the LOC108201499 gene encoding uncharacterized mitochondrial protein AtMg00810-like, whose protein sequence is MVVRLDTSEVYVTQLEGFIKKGQEKKVYKLTKALYGLRLAPRAWNARLDKCLKELGFKRCLHEQAVYTKSVGGNVIIVGVYVDDLLVTGSDKRKIEEFKLQMNKKFEMSNLGLLSFYLGIEVNQGGMFTTLKQSAYAKKLLDKAGMLNCNSSKYPMEYKLQLDKDEGGKLVDATEYRCVVGSLRYLTHTRPDISYSVGVVSRFMDKPTVKHQQVVKHILRYVRGTIDHGLVYVNEKSGKVLSGFSDSDLAGDVIDRRSTDGICFYLNKSLISWASKKQRVVALSSCEAEYMAATTAACQSIWLRGLLEEILGHQVGPVVLHVDNKSAIELMKNPVLHGRSKHIDVRFHFIRECIERGKLVVKHVVTQEQRADILTKALRRIKFEEMRKMIGVENLTAVTSSS, encoded by the exons ATGGTAGTGAGACTAGACACTTCAg AAGTATATGTCACACAACTTGAGGGATTTATAAAGAAAGGGCAAGAAAAGAAGGTGTATAAATTGACAAAAGCCTTGTATGGGCTACGTCTAGCTCCTAGGGCCTGGAATGCACGATTAGATAAATGTTTGAAGGAGCTGGGTTTTAAAAGGTGCTTGCATGAGCAGGCTGTGTACACGAAGTCTGTAGGTGGGAATGTGATCATAGTAGGAGTCTATGTTGACGATTTGTTGGTGACTGGGTCCGATAAACGAAAAATTGAGGAGTTCAAGTTGCAGATGAACAAGAAATTTGAGATGAGCAATTTAGGTCTGCTATCGTTTTATCTTGGTATAGAAGTAAATCAAGGAGGAATGTTTACTACATTGAAACAGTCTGCATATGCAAAGAAATTGTTGGACAAGGCTGGGATGTTGAACTGTAATTCATCGAAATATCCTATGGAATACAAACTTCAATTAGACAAGGATGAAGGAGGCAAGTTGGTAGATGCTACTGAGTACAGGTGTGTTGTTGGGAGTCTGCGATATTTAACACATACTAGACCGGACATTTCGTATTCTGTGGGTGTAGTAAGCAGATTTATGGACAAACCTACAGTAAAGCATCAGCAAGTAGTAAAGCATATATTGAGGTATGTGAGAGGTACAATTGACCATGGTCTTGTGTATGTAAATGAGAAAAGTGGGAAGGTTCTATCTGGGTTCTCAGATAGTGATCTGGCTGGGGATGTTATAGATAGAAGAAGTACTGATGGGATATGTTTTTACTTGAATAAGAGTTTAATCTCTTGGGCTTCAAAGAAACAGAGAGTAGTTGCGCTGTCATCTTGCGAGGCAGAGTACATGGCGGCTACAACAGCCGCGTGCCAAAGCATATGGCTCCGTGGACTGCTGGAGGAAATCTTAGGGCATCAAGTTGGACCAGTTGTACTTCATGTGGATAACAAGTCTGCTATTGAGTTAATGAAGAACCCTGTTCTACATGGAAGAAGCAAGCATATAGATGTACGGTTTCATTTTATCCGTGAATGCATCGAACGAGGTAAGCTGGTAGTTAAACACGTAGTTACACAGGAGCAGCGAGCAGACATCTTAACTAAGGCACTGCGAAGAATTAAGTTTGAAGAAATGAGGAAGATGATCGGTGTTGAAAATCTCACTGCTGTTACATCAAGTTCGTAG